A genomic window from Fusarium verticillioides 7600 chromosome 5, whole genome shotgun sequence includes:
- a CDS encoding isopenicillin-N N-acyltransferase, translated as MLEVHCSGTPYEIGHKHGTAAKDRVVGSIAFYKDLYQESCAMNWEAVRQEAQQYIQPLQTLFPRYVEELQGLADGAGFELVDIVALNVRTEITFGLYTRVPSAPIQTDGCTSAAFRQPNGEVLLAQNWDWQPEQAPNLFVCHISQPGTDIPDISMVTEGGVIGKIGINSSGVGTCLNAIRARGVDNTKIPIHLALRTALESHSAREAAEKLYEVGTAGSGHILVSDPSEAIGLECTSIGIKEIHFDGNGTLIHTNHLLLDHPGVDEPGWIPDSSDRIKRIAQLLDERLATSTIDHSSFFDFFKDEQGYPTAINRDQFSPGNGKATLFTINMDLTKRKAIVTMGRPTNWTERIELSPGLA; from the exons ATGCTAGAAGTCCACTGCTCAGGCACGCCCTATGAG ATTGGTCATAAACATGGCACAGCTGCAAAAGACAGGGTTGTAGGATCTATCGCCTTTTACAAAGATCTGTATCAAGAATCATGCGCCATGAACTGGGAGGCAGTACGCCAAGAGGCTCAGCAATACATTCAGCCTCTGCAAACACTATTCCCACGCTATGTCGAGGAGCTTCAAGGCTTAGCGGACGGCGCTGGCTTCGAGCTAGTTGATATCGTCGCTCTCAACGTCCGAACAGAGATCACATTCGGCTTATATACTCGAGTCCCGAGTGCACCTATCCAGACCGATGGCTGCACGAGCGCTGCATTTCGTCAGCCCAACGGGGAGGTTCTCCTTGCGCAGAACTGGGACTGGCAGCCTGAACAAGCACCTAATCTGTTCGTCTGTCATATCTCTCAGCCTGGAACAGATATACCTGATATCTCCATGGTGACTGAAGGGGGTGTAATTGGCAAGATTGGTATCAACTCCTCTGGTGTAGGAACTTGTCTAAACGCTATCCGAGCTCGGGGCGTTGATAACACCAAAATCCCCATTCATCTCGCTCTGCGAACAGCTTTGGAATCTCATTCGGCGCGCGAAGCAGCCGAGAAGCTGTATGAAGTTGGCACAGCAGGAAGTGGTCATATTCTCGTGTCAGATCCATCTGAAGCTATAGGCTTGGAATGCACCAGCATAGGGATCAAAGAAATCCACTTTGACGGCAACGGAACACTTATTCACACGAACCATCTACTTCTTGACCATCCCGGGGTAGATGAGCCCGGCTGGATACCCGATTCCAGCGACCGCATCAAGCGCATCgcccagcttcttgatgagagattGGCGACCTCAACCATCGACCATTCTTcattctttgacttcttcaaggatgagcaaGGTTATCCAACAGCAATCAACCGTGATCAGTTCTCACCCGGGAACGGCAAAGCAACACTCTTCACCATTAATATGGACCTGACCAAGAGAAAAGCGATTGTCACTATGGGGAGGCCAACGAATTGGACTGAGAGAATTGAACTGTCACCAGGCTTAGCTTGA
- a CDS encoding isopenicillin-N N-acyltransferase: MNIAYNSALRQSKSLRAELSSLNSKPQASPSEIGNVSASIASFTKTLDEYQALARQEIVPKKQEEGFERVKRFREDLSDFRTQVDSLKKVRDDAQHQANRTELLGRRPYNATPENPYANATTTNTHSAFQPRHQPQASALTTGSPDEQREAHAFREQNFFANTNQALDDYIARGQAVLGDLGQQREMLKSTQKRLYNVANTLGVSGDTIRMVERRAKEDKWIFFAGVLIFFLFCWLVLHFLR, from the exons ATG AATATCGCCTACAATTCCGCCTTGCGGCAAAGCAAGTCTCTCCGCGCAGAGctctccagcctcaacagcaaaCCTCAAGCATCTCCCTCCGAAATTGGCAACGTGTCCGCCTCAATCGCCTCCTTTACCAAGACCCTCGATGAATACCAAGCTCTCGCCCGTCAGGAGATCGTCccaaagaagcaagaagagggcTTCGAGCGAGTAAAGAGGTTTCGCGAAGATCTCTCCGACTTTCGAACCCAAGTCGATTCGCTGAAGAAAGTTCGCGATGATGCTCAACACCAGGCAAATCGCACAGAACTTCTTGGCCGAAGACCGTATAATGCTACACCCGAGAACCCTTATGCGAACgctacaacaacaaacacgCACTCTGCGTTCCAGCCTCgacaccaacctcaagccaGCGCCTTGACAACGGGCTCGCCAGATGAGCAGCGCGAGGCGCATGCATTCAGGGAACAGAACTTTTTCGCAAACACAAACCAAGCGCTAGATGATTATATTGCACGCGGACAGGCTGTACTGGGCGATCTAGGTCAACAACGggagatgctcaagagcACCCAGAAGCGACTCTACAACGTAGCCAACACCCTTGGCGTAAGCGGCGATACGATCCGTATGGTAGAGCGACGGGCAAAGGAGGACAAATGGATCTTCTTTGCGGGCGTCTTGATATTCTTCCTGTTTTGTTGGCTGGTACTCCATTTCTTGCGGTAG
- a CDS encoding thiamine pyrophosphokinase, protein MASKSFEWRPAKLLQDYNIGQDFALLILNQPLKNGVNLRKLWKNSSVRVAADGGANRLHKLSSFHGKYSNLQLIIGDLDSLTPQVRDFYSSQPSPATVIHDADQESTDFAKAINWIRKEYPEGIDIVALGGIGGRVDQGLSQLHHLYLFQNDPDYATGRLFLLSGSSLTFLLKAGSHQIQVREEGEEDAFGKHVGIIPLKEAANITTKGFEWDVENWHTEIGGKLSTSNHILPESQVVSVTTDKDVLFTVALKEGDGDDE, encoded by the exons ATGGCGTCCAAATCTTTCGAATGGCGGCCGGCAAAGCTGCTCCAGGACTATAACATAGGCCAGGACTTTGCGCTGCTCATTCTAAACCAGCCGTTGAAGAACGGCGTCAATTTGCgcaagctctggaagaaCT CTTCTGTGAGAGTAGCCGCTGATGGTGGAGCGAATCGTCTACACAAGCTGTCGTCTTTCCACGGAAAATAC TCTAACCTTCAACTCATCATTGGCGACCTCGATTCCCTCACCCCACAAGTCCGCGATTTCTACTCGTCGCAACCCTCCCCTGCGACAGTCATCCACGACGCTGACCAAGAGTCGACCGACTTTGCAAAGGCTATTAACTGGATTCGCAAAGAATACCCCGAAGGTATCGACATCGTCGCACTTGGAGGTATTGGAGGCCGTGTCGACCAAGGTCtttctcagcttcaccaCCTGTACCTCTTCCAAAACGACCCCGATTATGCGACCGGTCGACTGTTTCTTCTCTCTGGCTCAAGTTTGACATTCCTGCTCAAGGCTGGTAGTCATCAGATCCAAGTACGagaggagggtgaggaagatgccTTTGGCAAGCATGTTGGTATCATCCCTCTGAAAGAGGCTGCCAACATCACGACAAAGGGCTTCGAGTGGGACGTCGAGAACTGGCATACTGAGATCGGTGGCAAGCTGAGCACTAGCAATCATATCCTGCCTGAGTCCCAGGTCGTGTCAGTGACGACGGACAAGGATGTACTCTTCACAGTAGCACTCAAAGAAGGCGACGGCGATGACGAATAG
- a CDS encoding mitochondrial intermembrane space import and assembly protein 40 — protein sequence MYRTTMRSASRPVIASLRSNTIRAAPRRFNSTATPADKSRSWKSSVARLGLAFGAVYYYNTSPIFADEAISKTVPAPAAFSDDDLPTVDSVLEEKRKQIKAKSEKPAESSKPSDPQQSNTQAAAADGSPAALEEEADQQGAFNPETGEINWDCPCLGGMAHGPCGEEFKTAFSCFVYSTEEPKGMDCIEKFQGMQECFKKYPEIYGAELADDEEGAPTPDFGDEQPAPDARKAPAADKAAATDFKSLPEDSSAAAEPDQQVPPRATSSEAEKNTLVNGSRKVQDVATPIEKPHNPELWQDMHKSEVPVKEVFVEPSQAHDATAANAEIKIIEQEREAKKEAEKKQ from the exons ATGTATCGTACCACTATGCGATCGGCCTCGAGGCCTGTAATTGCCAGCTTGCGCTCGAACACGATCCGCGCAGCCCCTCGACGATTTAACTCGACAGCTACTCCCGCCGACAAGTCCCGATCTTGGAAGAGCTCTGTGGCACGATTGGGTCTGGCCTTCGGTGCTGTTTATTACTACAACACAAGTCCCATCTTTGCTGATGAGGCTATCT CAAAAACGGTTCCCGCACCTGCTGCCTTCTCCGACGATGACCTCCCCACTGTCGACTCCGTcctcgaggagaagcgcaaacagatcaaggccaagagcgAGAAGCCCGCCGAGTCATCAAAGCCCTCCGACCCTCAACAGTCTAATACTCAAGCCGCTGCCGCCGATGGATCGCCTGCTGCCTTAGAAGAGGAGGCCGACCAGCAAGGCGCTTTCAACCCCGAGACTGGAGAGATCAACTGGGACTGCCCTTGCTTGGGTGGTATGGCTCACGGTCCCTGCGGTGAGGAGTTCAAGACTGCGTTCAGCTGCTTTGTGTACTCGACCGAGGAGCCCAAGGGTATGGACTGTATCGAGAAGTTCCA GGGTATGCAAGAGTGCTTCAAGAAATACCCAGAAATCTACGGCGCTGAGCTcgccgatgacgaggagggtgCTCCCACTCCCGATTTTGGCGATGAGCAGCCCGCTCCAGACGCTCGCAAGGCGCCTGCTGCCGACAAGGCCGCCGCTACCGATTTCAAGTCCCTGCCTGAAGATTCCTCTGCCGCAGCCGAGCCCGATCAACAAGTCCCTCCCCGAGCAACTTCCAGCGAAGCCGAGAAGAATACCCTTGTTAACGGATCCCGAAAGGTTCAGGATGTCGCTACCCCCATAGAGAAGCCACACAACCCAGAGTTGTGGCAGGATATGCACAAGTCCGAGGTTCCTGTGAAGGAAGTCTTCGTTGAGCCTTCGCAAGCGCATGATGCTACCGCTGCCAacgctgagatcaagattATTGAGCAGGAGAgggaagccaagaaggaggctgagaagaagcagtaa